One Longimicrobium sp. genomic window carries:
- a CDS encoding N-acetylmuramoyl-L-alanine amidase, producing RRVQWSQPADDRSRVTLELDRPAWGWRSFYDPGGALVVRVRRPPPIDAGRPLAGLLVGVDAGHPPGGAIGPTRLTEAEANLAIAKQLVRMLREAGARVLETRPDTAAVALGDRPLMAERQDVHLLVSVHNNAFPDGVNPFTNAGTTAFYNAPQGLGLTRHLQRELLRELGLRDLGIARADLALVRSTWFPSTLTETMFLMVPEQEAALRDPRVQERIARAHFRAIEAFLRDHAAGR from the coding sequence CCGCCGCGTGCAGTGGAGCCAGCCCGCGGACGACCGCTCCCGGGTGACGCTGGAGCTGGACCGGCCGGCCTGGGGGTGGCGGAGCTTCTACGATCCCGGCGGCGCGCTGGTCGTCCGTGTCCGCCGGCCGCCGCCGATCGACGCGGGGCGGCCGCTGGCGGGGCTGCTGGTCGGCGTCGACGCGGGGCACCCGCCGGGGGGCGCCATCGGCCCCACGCGGCTGACGGAGGCCGAGGCGAACCTGGCGATCGCGAAGCAGCTGGTGCGCATGCTGCGCGAGGCGGGCGCGCGGGTGCTGGAGACGCGCCCCGACACGGCCGCGGTGGCGCTGGGCGACCGGCCGCTCATGGCGGAGCGGCAGGACGTGCACCTGCTGGTGTCGGTGCACAACAACGCCTTCCCCGACGGGGTGAACCCGTTTACCAACGCGGGGACCACGGCGTTCTACAACGCGCCGCAGGGGCTGGGCCTCACGCGCCACCTTCAGCGCGAGCTGCTGCGCGAGCTGGGGCTGCGCGACCTGGGGATCGCGCGGGCGGACCTGGCGCTGGTGCGGTCCACCTGGTTCCCGTCCACGCTCACCGAGACGATGTTCCTGATGGTGCCCGAGCAGGAGGCGGCGCTGCGCGACCCGCGCGTGCAGGAGCGCATCGCCCGCGCGCACTTCCGCGCCATCGAGGCGTTCCTGCGGGACCACGCTGCCGGGCGGTAG
- a CDS encoding tetratricopeptide repeat protein produces the protein MALPEHPATQPDAEDGRRDLHGVFQRLRERKLVQWALAYLAGAWLALQLFGAVRDSFGWSPAAGRVLIVLLVLGLFVTLVLAWYHGEQGHQRVSGPELLMLAALLVIAGGVMWQVGRGGARPAPAASASAAAAAAAGGALPSLGPPPAAGRAVAVLPFANLSESRENEYFSDGITEDILTNLSRVSGLRVISRTSAMAYRGSNKALRQIGRELGVSHVVEGSVRRAGDRVRITAQLIDARTDEHLWAESYDRELEDVFQIQSEIAQEIARALEVRLTRDERERIAAAPTSNLTAYDYYRQGRQYLDRYTQADIERSVALFERAVALDSGFALAYAWLARARMTTWTPTPVDSAAALARRAIALDPGLPDGYAALAEWYRRQGRYSLALEQYRRAVALNPSDATATAETGQTYGDMGRLDEAIPWLKRAVSLDPRTVWPYEYIGFGYALLGKLDEAERWYRRGLELQPDYAFLHVRLADLALRRGDLAGAGGHARTAVALDSVHQSMLGRLDLRRGDLRAALAHHERAVALAGGEHYDATPGYLYRKLGERRKAEEVFREVERRARRMLAEKNESFWPYYALAATDAARGRKEQALHDLDQAVARGYRDVWGLSNGQVFAELRGERRFQEIAARMRAEAERQRLRVEREGL, from the coding sequence ATGGCCCTGCCGGAGCATCCAGCCACCCAGCCCGACGCAGAGGACGGCCGCCGCGACCTGCACGGCGTCTTCCAGCGCCTGCGCGAGCGCAAGCTCGTGCAGTGGGCGCTCGCGTATCTCGCGGGTGCGTGGCTGGCGCTGCAGCTCTTCGGCGCGGTGCGCGACAGCTTCGGCTGGAGCCCGGCCGCCGGGCGGGTGCTCATCGTGCTGCTGGTGCTCGGCCTCTTCGTCACCCTGGTGCTCGCCTGGTACCACGGCGAGCAGGGCCACCAGCGGGTGAGCGGGCCCGAGCTGCTGATGCTGGCGGCGCTGCTCGTGATCGCCGGCGGCGTGATGTGGCAGGTGGGCCGCGGCGGCGCCCGGCCCGCGCCGGCCGCGTCGGCATCCGCTGCTGCTGCGGCTGCCGCGGGCGGGGCGCTTCCCTCCCTCGGCCCCCCGCCCGCCGCCGGGCGCGCGGTGGCGGTGCTCCCGTTCGCGAACCTGAGCGAGAGCCGGGAGAACGAGTACTTCTCCGACGGGATCACCGAGGACATCCTGACCAACCTGTCGCGGGTCAGCGGGCTGCGGGTGATCAGCCGCACCTCGGCGATGGCGTACCGGGGGAGCAACAAGGCGCTCCGGCAGATCGGCCGCGAGCTGGGGGTGAGCCACGTGGTGGAGGGCAGCGTGCGGCGCGCGGGCGACCGCGTGCGCATCACCGCCCAGCTCATCGACGCGCGCACCGACGAGCACCTGTGGGCGGAGAGCTACGACCGCGAGCTGGAGGACGTCTTCCAGATCCAGAGCGAGATCGCGCAGGAGATCGCGAGGGCGCTGGAGGTCCGCCTCACCCGGGACGAGCGGGAGCGGATCGCCGCCGCCCCCACCTCCAACCTCACCGCGTACGACTACTACAGGCAGGGGCGGCAGTACCTCGACCGCTACACGCAGGCGGACATCGAGCGGTCCGTCGCGCTCTTCGAGCGCGCCGTGGCGCTGGACTCCGGCTTCGCGCTGGCCTACGCCTGGCTGGCGCGCGCCCGGATGACCACCTGGACGCCCACCCCCGTGGACTCCGCCGCGGCCCTCGCCCGCCGGGCCATCGCGCTGGACCCCGGCCTCCCGGACGGGTACGCGGCGCTGGCGGAGTGGTACCGCCGGCAGGGCCGCTACTCCCTGGCGCTCGAGCAGTACCGGCGCGCCGTGGCGCTCAACCCCAGCGACGCCACCGCCACGGCCGAGACCGGGCAGACGTACGGCGACATGGGGCGGCTGGACGAGGCGATCCCCTGGCTGAAGCGCGCGGTGAGCCTGGATCCGCGCACGGTCTGGCCGTACGAGTACATCGGCTTCGGGTACGCGCTCCTGGGGAAGCTGGACGAAGCCGAGCGGTGGTACCGCCGCGGCCTGGAGCTGCAGCCGGACTACGCCTTCCTGCACGTGCGCCTGGCCGACCTCGCCCTGCGGCGCGGGGATTTGGCCGGGGCGGGCGGGCACGCGCGGACCGCCGTGGCGCTGGACTCCGTGCACCAGTCCATGCTGGGCAGGCTCGACCTGCGGCGGGGCGACCTGCGGGCGGCGCTGGCGCACCACGAGCGCGCCGTCGCCCTGGCGGGAGGGGAGCACTACGACGCCACGCCGGGATACCTCTACCGGAAGCTGGGGGAGCGGCGGAAGGCGGAGGAGGTGTTCCGCGAGGTCGAGCGGCGCGCCCGCCGGATGCTCGCGGAGAAGAACGAGAGCTTCTGGCCCTACTACGCGCTCGCCGCCACCGACGCCGCCCGCGGGCGGAAGGAGCAGGCGCTCCACGACCTCGACCAGGCCGTGGCGCGCGGGTACCGGGACGTCTGGGGGCTTTCCAACGGCCAGGTCTTCGCGGAGCTGCGCGGCGAGCGCCGCTTCCAGGAGATCGCCGCGCGGATGCGGGCCGAGGCCGAGCGGCAGCGGCTCCGGGTGGAGCGCGAAGGCCTCTGA
- a CDS encoding MerR family transcriptional regulator, producing MYRIKRVAHLTGINPATLRAWERRYNLISPQRTESGYRLYSDEDVAMLTRIKQLTDEGLTISEAIARVGRGRAPLPADAHALLDLRGELRDALLRFDRPAALAAYERAAHLPAELRVEQLLLPMMRELGDLWEHGDAVVSQEHFASAFVREKLSQLIAGLDTGAAAGPEGVCAGLPGELHEFGLMAAAVRLAREGWRVLYLGADVPLEDVRRVLRERRPRMLCTSAVMRLDPDEFRALAAELRGAAPRDTDVVIGGAGIPPLEGGAVPGVRLPACVSEIFSVN from the coding sequence ATGTACCGGATCAAGCGAGTCGCCCACCTCACCGGGATCAACCCGGCGACGCTGCGCGCCTGGGAGCGGCGCTACAACCTGATCTCGCCCCAGCGGACCGAGAGCGGGTACCGGCTGTACAGCGACGAAGACGTGGCGATGCTCACGCGCATCAAGCAGCTCACCGACGAGGGCCTCACCATCAGCGAGGCGATCGCGCGGGTGGGCCGCGGGAGGGCGCCGCTGCCGGCCGACGCGCACGCCCTGCTCGACCTGCGCGGCGAGCTGCGCGACGCGCTGCTGCGCTTCGACCGCCCGGCGGCGCTGGCGGCGTACGAGCGCGCCGCGCACCTCCCCGCCGAGCTGCGCGTGGAGCAGCTGCTGCTGCCGATGATGCGCGAGCTGGGCGACCTGTGGGAGCACGGCGACGCGGTGGTGAGCCAGGAGCACTTCGCCAGCGCATTCGTGCGCGAGAAGCTCTCGCAGCTCATCGCCGGGCTCGACACGGGGGCGGCCGCGGGGCCCGAGGGCGTCTGCGCGGGGCTCCCCGGCGAGCTGCACGAGTTCGGGCTGATGGCGGCGGCGGTGCGGCTGGCGCGCGAGGGGTGGAGGGTGCTGTACCTGGGCGCCGACGTCCCCCTGGAAGACGTGCGCCGGGTGCTGCGCGAGCGGCGCCCCCGCATGCTGTGCACCTCGGCGGTGATGCGCCTGGACCCCGACGAGTTCCGCGCGCTGGCGGCCGAGCTGCGCGGGGCGGCCCCCCGCGACACCGACGTGGTGATCGGCGGCGCCGGCATCCCTCCGCTGGAGGGCGGCGCCGTCCCCGGCGTGCGCCTCCCCGCCTGCGTCAGCGAGATCTTCTCCGTCAACTGA
- a CDS encoding glycosyltransferase family 2 protein, with protein MFPLSPDEQAWFWVLAAPSLAVLAMVLFNLAVWPRGRAKGRIAGRVSVCIPARNEARNIVTCVRAALAGTQRPDEVLVYDDGSTDGTGEVLERLCETERALRVVRGDELPPGWLGKPWACHRLWEEAAGDVLVYLDADTVPTPTCLARLGWVLEHWKADFLTATPRQATGTLTEQAVVPLLDLRFLVWPLPLVWHARSPRIRVTSGQIMAVRREALEKAGGWEAAAAEVADDAAMAKRVKETGGRVVYAQGQNLASGRLFEGRSDLWLGLSKIFYHRLVRRPVLLVLALLLCAALFAPYVGLYQAVVGGWKVLLWPSLVGVAANVALRAATAFRLRQSSNGILLHPFGLIWIFFIALNSFRLSRRGTLDWRGRKYSLRGRIADAESL; from the coding sequence TTGTTCCCGCTGTCGCCGGACGAGCAGGCGTGGTTCTGGGTCCTGGCGGCGCCGTCGCTGGCGGTGCTGGCGATGGTGCTGTTCAACCTGGCCGTGTGGCCGCGCGGGCGGGCGAAGGGGCGCATCGCGGGGCGGGTGTCGGTGTGCATCCCGGCCCGCAACGAGGCGCGCAACATCGTCACCTGCGTGCGCGCCGCGCTGGCCGGCACGCAGCGCCCCGACGAGGTGCTGGTGTACGACGACGGCTCCACCGACGGCACGGGCGAAGTCCTGGAGCGCCTCTGCGAGACGGAGCGCGCGCTGCGGGTGGTGCGCGGCGACGAGCTGCCCCCCGGCTGGCTGGGGAAGCCGTGGGCGTGCCACCGCCTGTGGGAGGAGGCCGCGGGCGACGTGCTGGTGTACCTGGACGCCGACACGGTGCCCACCCCCACCTGCCTGGCGCGGCTGGGGTGGGTGCTGGAGCACTGGAAGGCCGACTTCCTGACCGCCACCCCCAGGCAGGCCACGGGGACGCTCACCGAGCAGGCGGTGGTGCCGCTGCTGGACCTGCGCTTCCTGGTGTGGCCGCTGCCGCTGGTGTGGCACGCCAGGAGCCCGCGCATCCGCGTGACCAGCGGGCAGATCATGGCGGTGCGGCGCGAGGCGCTGGAGAAGGCCGGCGGGTGGGAGGCCGCCGCCGCCGAGGTGGCCGACGACGCGGCGATGGCGAAGCGGGTGAAGGAGACGGGGGGCCGGGTGGTGTACGCGCAGGGGCAGAACCTGGCCTCGGGGCGCCTGTTCGAGGGCAGGAGCGACCTGTGGCTGGGCCTCTCCAAGATCTTCTACCACCGCCTGGTGCGCCGCCCGGTGCTGCTGGTGCTGGCGCTCTTGCTGTGCGCCGCGCTCTTCGCCCCGTACGTGGGGCTGTACCAGGCCGTCGTGGGCGGGTGGAAGGTGCTGCTCTGGCCGTCGCTGGTGGGCGTGGCGGCCAACGTGGCGTTGCGCGCCGCCACGGCCTTCCGCCTGCGCCAGAGCAGCAACGGCATCCTCCTGCACCCCTTCGGGCTGATCTGGATCTTCTTCATCGCGCTCAACTCCTTCCGCCTGAGCCGCCGCGGCACGCTCGACTGGCGCGGGCGGAAGTACAGCCTGCGGGGGAGGATCGCGGACGCGGAGAGTCTGTAA
- a CDS encoding Rad52/Rad22 family DNA repair protein, with the protein MMAELNYKALQAFFAPDEIEWRIQQAGEKNGRIWAICVPYVTNRAIQARLDDVVGPGSWKNEFKPGPRGGVMCGISIRVGNEWVTKWDGAENTDVEGVKGGLSAAMKRAAVQWGIGRYLYGLDESFAHVRENGRLRGKTREGRTFRWDPPQLPAWALPESAGKDEHIGPERSYTKHAA; encoded by the coding sequence ATGATGGCGGAGCTCAACTACAAGGCGCTGCAGGCGTTCTTCGCGCCGGACGAGATCGAGTGGCGCATCCAGCAGGCGGGGGAGAAGAACGGGCGCATCTGGGCGATCTGCGTCCCCTACGTCACCAACCGGGCGATCCAGGCGCGGCTCGACGACGTGGTGGGGCCCGGGAGCTGGAAGAACGAGTTCAAGCCGGGGCCGCGCGGCGGCGTGATGTGCGGCATCTCGATCCGGGTGGGGAACGAGTGGGTCACCAAGTGGGACGGGGCCGAGAACACCGACGTCGAGGGCGTGAAGGGCGGCCTCTCCGCGGCGATGAAGCGGGCCGCCGTCCAGTGGGGGATCGGACGCTACCTCTACGGGCTGGACGAGTCGTTCGCGCACGTGCGCGAGAACGGCCGGCTCCGCGGGAAGACGCGCGAGGGCCGGACCTTTCGCTGGGATCCGCCCCAGCTCCCCGCCTGGGCCCTCCCCGAGAGCGCGGGGAAGGACGAGCACATCGGGCCGGAGCGGAGCTACACGAAGCACGCGGCCTGA
- a CDS encoding PadR family transcriptional regulator, with amino-acid sequence MTPLRPRRNDVLQGTLPLLVLRTLSAQGPMHGYAITSHIQRVSAELLRVEEGSLYPALHRMEQDGWLRSEWGTTEKNRQARFYSITPAGEAQLAAEQESWARLTDGVGRVLRYA; translated from the coding sequence ATGACACCGCTTCGACCGCGCCGGAACGACGTCCTCCAGGGCACGCTCCCCCTGCTCGTCCTGCGGACCCTCTCCGCCCAGGGCCCGATGCACGGCTACGCCATCACCTCCCACATCCAGCGCGTGTCGGCCGAGCTGCTGCGGGTGGAGGAGGGCTCGCTGTACCCGGCGCTGCACCGGATGGAGCAGGACGGGTGGCTGCGGAGCGAGTGGGGGACCACGGAGAAGAACCGGCAGGCGCGGTTCTACTCGATCACCCCCGCGGGCGAGGCTCAGCTCGCGGCGGAGCAGGAGAGCTGGGCGCGTCTGACGGACGGGGTGGGGCGGGTCCTCCGCTACGCCTGA
- a CDS encoding ABC transporter permease gives MRPEGLSSELDRELEFHLAERTDELVASGMSEEEARREARLRFGSPAVHKERARDRDILPWLESLVADVRYALRSLRASPGFAGVAILSLGLAIGANTAIFSLVDAVMLRSLPVVRPEELVRVTTPARSGGLGEGGDNFTNPLWEALRDRQDVFSGAFATADERFDLAGGGQSRPVAGAWVSGGYFSTLGVRPAAGRLVAPADDYRGCPPVAVVGYGFWESAYGGSPDAVGRTLSLNGHPFEIVGVAAEGFSGVHVGRAAEVYVPLCAMPIVQGGHDSLDERSTWFLNIFGRRRPGMTTGDAGRRLAALAPAVFGATVPDDWPTEAKADYRRTTLTAVPAANGYSGVRGRYHDALVALMAAVGLVLLIGCANVANLLLARASSRRHEVAVRLAIGAGRGRLVRQLLTESLLLSLLGAAVGLLLAGAATRLLVRYLPMRGEAAMRGEAVWLDLSLDGRVLAFTLAVATGTAVLFGLVPAWRSARVDPRGAMKAGGRGIVEGHSRFRVGKALVVGQIALSLVLVVGAGLLLGTFRRLATLDPGFEPAGVLLASLDMGNAGIPEEEIPRVKREILERLRATPGVESASASVFTPLSGGGWNGNLSVDGFTPRGPRDDEVFFNGVSDGFFSTLGAALLAGRDFDEGDVAESPPVAIVNESFMKKFFHGANPVGRRVTIKGRLAGDDQPLHVVGVVQDTKYRSMREEREPLVFLPLSQLGGPDRPALELELRGRGAASSLARTVTRAVGEVNGSISIRYRTLEAQLDASLARERLLAMLSGIFGGLALLLAVVGLYGTMAYSVARRRNEIGIRIALGAARTRVMRLVLGEAGRLVGAGLLLGGAAALAATRWVAPFLFDLTPTDPATWAISALALAAVSVTACALPAWRAARLDPNAVLRAE, from the coding sequence ATGCGCCCCGAGGGGCTGTCGAGCGAGCTGGACCGCGAGCTGGAGTTCCACCTCGCGGAGCGGACCGACGAGCTGGTGGCGAGCGGGATGAGCGAGGAGGAGGCGCGGCGGGAGGCGCGGCTGCGCTTCGGGAGCCCGGCGGTGCACAAGGAGCGGGCGAGGGACCGGGACATTCTTCCGTGGCTCGAGTCGCTCGTGGCCGACGTGCGCTACGCGCTGCGCTCGCTGCGGGCGAGCCCCGGCTTCGCGGGGGTGGCGATCCTCTCCCTCGGGCTCGCCATCGGGGCGAACACGGCGATCTTCAGCCTCGTCGACGCGGTGATGCTGCGGTCGCTGCCGGTGGTGCGTCCGGAGGAGCTGGTCCGGGTGACGACACCAGCCCGCTCCGGGGGGCTGGGGGAAGGGGGCGACAACTTCACCAACCCGCTCTGGGAGGCGCTGCGGGACCGCCAGGACGTCTTCTCGGGCGCGTTCGCCACGGCGGACGAGCGCTTCGACCTCGCCGGGGGCGGCCAGTCGCGCCCGGTCGCGGGGGCGTGGGTGAGCGGGGGCTACTTCTCGACGCTGGGCGTTCGTCCCGCCGCCGGCCGGCTGGTGGCGCCGGCGGACGACTACCGGGGATGTCCGCCGGTGGCGGTGGTCGGCTACGGCTTCTGGGAGAGCGCCTACGGGGGGAGCCCCGACGCCGTGGGGAGGACGCTTTCGCTGAACGGCCACCCCTTCGAGATCGTCGGCGTGGCCGCGGAGGGCTTCTCCGGGGTGCACGTGGGGCGCGCGGCCGAGGTGTACGTTCCGCTCTGCGCCATGCCGATCGTCCAGGGCGGGCACGACTCGCTGGATGAGCGCAGCACGTGGTTCCTGAACATCTTCGGACGGCGGCGGCCGGGGATGACCACCGGGGACGCCGGCCGGCGGCTGGCGGCGCTGGCACCCGCCGTCTTCGGCGCCACGGTCCCCGACGACTGGCCCACGGAGGCGAAGGCGGACTACCGGCGGACCACGCTGACCGCGGTGCCGGCGGCGAACGGGTACTCCGGGGTCCGGGGCCGGTACCACGACGCGCTGGTGGCGCTGATGGCGGCGGTCGGGCTGGTACTGCTCATCGGCTGCGCGAACGTGGCCAACCTGCTCCTGGCCCGCGCTTCCAGCCGGCGCCACGAGGTGGCCGTCCGGCTCGCCATCGGCGCGGGCCGCGGCCGGCTGGTCCGGCAGCTCCTCACGGAGAGCCTGCTCCTCTCGCTCCTCGGGGCGGCGGTGGGGCTCCTCCTGGCCGGTGCCGCCACGCGGCTGCTGGTGCGCTACCTGCCCATGCGCGGGGAGGCGGCGATGCGCGGGGAGGCGGTGTGGCTGGACCTCTCCCTCGACGGCCGCGTCCTCGCCTTCACGCTGGCCGTCGCCACCGGGACCGCGGTCCTCTTCGGGCTCGTGCCCGCGTGGCGCTCCGCGCGGGTGGACCCGCGGGGCGCGATGAAGGCGGGCGGGCGGGGCATCGTCGAGGGACATTCCCGCTTCCGCGTCGGGAAGGCGCTCGTGGTGGGGCAGATCGCGCTCTCGCTCGTCCTCGTGGTGGGCGCGGGCCTGCTGCTGGGCACCTTCCGCCGCCTCGCCACGCTCGATCCCGGCTTCGAGCCCGCGGGTGTGCTCCTCGCCTCCCTCGACATGGGCAACGCGGGCATCCCGGAGGAGGAGATTCCCCGCGTGAAGCGCGAGATCCTCGAGCGCCTCCGCGCCACGCCGGGCGTGGAATCGGCCAGCGCGTCCGTCTTCACGCCGCTCAGCGGCGGGGGGTGGAACGGCAACCTCTCGGTCGACGGCTTCACGCCCAGGGGGCCGCGCGACGACGAGGTCTTCTTCAACGGGGTGAGCGACGGCTTCTTCTCCACCCTGGGCGCCGCGCTGCTCGCCGGCCGCGACTTCGACGAGGGCGACGTGGCGGAATCCCCGCCGGTCGCCATCGTGAACGAGTCGTTCATGAAGAAGTTCTTCCACGGCGCGAATCCCGTCGGCCGGCGGGTGACGATCAAGGGGCGGCTCGCCGGGGACGACCAGCCGCTGCACGTCGTGGGGGTGGTGCAGGATACGAAGTACCGCTCGATGCGCGAGGAGCGAGAGCCGCTGGTCTTCCTTCCGCTCAGCCAGCTGGGCGGCCCCGATCGGCCCGCGCTCGAGCTCGAGCTGCGCGGCCGCGGCGCGGCGAGCTCCCTTGCCCGGACGGTGACCCGGGCGGTGGGGGAGGTGAACGGGAGCATCTCCATCCGCTACAGGACGCTCGAGGCGCAGCTGGACGCCTCGCTCGCCCGCGAGCGCCTGCTCGCGATGCTCTCCGGCATCTTCGGCGGGCTCGCCCTGCTCCTCGCGGTGGTCGGCCTCTACGGCACGATGGCCTACTCGGTGGCGCGCCGCCGGAACGAGATCGGGATCCGCATCGCGCTCGGCGCCGCCCGCACGCGGGTAATGCGCCTGGTGCTGGGCGAGGCCGGGCGGCTGGTGGGGGCGGGTCTCCTGCTGGGCGGCGCGGCCGCGCTCGCGGCGACGCGCTGGGTCGCGCCCTTCCTCTTCGACCTCACGCCCACGGATCCCGCGACCTGGGCGATCTCGGCGCTGGCTCTGGCGGCGGTCTCGGTGACGGCGTGCGCCCTCCCCGCCTGGCGCGCCGCCCGCCTGGACCCGAACGCGGTGCTCCGGGCGGAGTGA
- a CDS encoding EVE domain-containing protein — MKSEPDVYSIDDLARDGSTSWEGVRNYQARNFMRDDMRVGDPVLFYHSSADPPGVAGLARVSRAGSPDPSARDPASDYYDEKATDADPRWYMVDVEFVEKFPRLVTLDDLRAAPGLEKMLVLNRSRLSVQPVTDAEYEAVVRLGRGG; from the coding sequence ATGAAGAGCGAGCCGGACGTCTACTCGATCGACGACCTGGCGCGCGACGGGAGCACGTCGTGGGAAGGGGTGCGCAACTACCAGGCGCGCAACTTCATGCGCGACGACATGCGGGTGGGCGACCCCGTCCTCTTCTACCACAGCAGCGCCGACCCGCCGGGCGTGGCCGGGCTGGCGCGCGTCTCCCGCGCCGGCTCCCCGGACCCGAGCGCGCGCGACCCGGCGAGCGACTACTACGACGAGAAAGCCACCGACGCCGACCCGCGCTGGTACATGGTCGACGTGGAGTTCGTGGAGAAGTTCCCGAGGCTGGTGACGCTGGACGACCTGCGCGCCGCGCCGGGGCTGGAGAAGATGCTGGTGCTCAACCGCAGCCGCCTCTCCGTGCAGCCCGTCACCGACGCCGAGTACGAGGCGGTGGTGCGGCTGGGGCGCGGCGGGTAG
- a CDS encoding thioesterase domain-containing protein translates to MSRPGPPDPWIQHPRPRPGARLRLFCLAHAGAGASTFRGWADALPAAVEVCPVQLPGRENRMAERSFDRMDPLVEALGPAVLRSADLPFAVFGHSNGALIGFELARRLRREGAPRPVHLFASGRRAPDVPPRTPPTHRLPDDQFLADLRTLGGIPEQVLAHTELLALLLPLLRADVALNETYEFREEPPLELPITAYTGLADARAPREDVEAWARHTARAFTVRGFPGGHFFIFSERDRVLETLARDLEGVVRGL, encoded by the coding sequence ATGAGCCGACCCGGGCCGCCCGACCCCTGGATCCAGCACCCCCGCCCGCGCCCCGGCGCGCGGCTGCGGCTGTTCTGCCTGGCCCACGCCGGGGCCGGCGCCTCCACCTTCCGCGGCTGGGCCGACGCGCTCCCGGCGGCGGTCGAGGTGTGCCCGGTGCAGCTGCCGGGGCGCGAGAACCGCATGGCGGAGCGCTCCTTCGACCGCATGGACCCGCTGGTGGAGGCGCTGGGCCCGGCGGTGCTGCGCTCGGCCGACCTCCCCTTCGCCGTGTTCGGCCACAGCAACGGCGCGCTCATCGGCTTCGAGCTGGCGCGCCGGCTCCGCCGCGAGGGGGCGCCGCGGCCGGTGCACCTCTTCGCCTCGGGCCGGCGCGCCCCGGACGTCCCGCCGCGCACCCCGCCGACCCACCGGCTCCCCGACGACCAGTTCCTGGCCGACCTGCGCACCCTGGGCGGCATCCCCGAGCAGGTGCTGGCCCACACCGAGCTGCTGGCCCTGCTCCTCCCCCTGCTGCGGGCCGACGTGGCGCTCAACGAGACGTACGAGTTCCGCGAGGAGCCCCCGCTGGAGCTGCCGATCACCGCCTACACGGGCCTGGCCGACGCCAGGGCTCCGCGCGAGGACGTGGAGGCGTGGGCCCGCCACACCGCGCGTGCGTTCACGGTGCGCGGCTTCCCGGGCGGGCACTTCTTCATCTTCTCGGAGCGGGACCGGGTGCTGGAGACGCTCGCGCGGGACCTGGAGGGGGTGGTGCGGGGGCTGTGA